The following coding sequences lie in one Arachis stenosperma cultivar V10309 chromosome 5, arast.V10309.gnm1.PFL2, whole genome shotgun sequence genomic window:
- the LOC130981295 gene encoding uncharacterized protein LOC130981295, which produces MASNSPYIVLLIYPKCCMRNGDNGVTFECEDPILFCTQRVETLTDLKSLILSKLGGTQARKIGRVAYRLLASMGNRIFRFRLFRLQGDEHVRLMFDIHERIMVEQVIELSAEVGHSGGGSSVHSTYVQDDRLLAPPPIHVVIPVDEAEEGEEESDKDYVTDSANSDSFDGGDEDECVPETLIQTVVCHVLPPPHPILPLSAVPAHYHSLDLDAMHERTPFPDMGEEDYNLDDGVEFRVDYKFRSQEAVLQGVNNYSIRRSAEYRVIESEWLKYHVQYRQAENGCQWSLRVSLRQNLGYW; this is translated from the coding sequence ATGGCCAGTAATAGTCCATACATAGTTTTGCTTATTTATCCAAAATGTTGTATGAGAAATGGCGACAATGGGGTGACATTTGAGTGTGAGGATCCGATATTGTTTTGCACTCAGCGTGTGGAAACATTGACGGATTtgaagagtttgatattgagcaaGCTTGGTGGAACACAAGCGAGAAAAATCGGAAGAGTGGCGTATAGGTTGCTGGCATCCATGGGTAACAGAATCTTCCGATTTCGACTATTCCGACTTCAAGGGGACGAGCATGTGCGACTGATGTTCGACATCCATGAGAGGATCATGGTGGAGCAGGTAATCGAGCTTTCCGCAGAGGTGGGACACAGTGGTGGTGGGAGTTCCGTACACTCGACCTATGTACAGGACGACCGACTTCTCGCACCACCGCCCATTCATGTCGTCATTCCAGTGGATGAGGCAGAGGAGGGCGAGGAGGAGTCGGACAAAGATTACGTGACGGATAGTGCGAACAGCGACTCGTTCGATGGTGGGGATGAGGATGAGTGTGTTCCGGAGACACTTATCCAGACTGTGGTGTGCCATGTCCTGCCTCCACCTCACCCAATTCTGCCATTATCGGCAGTGCCAGCTCACTATCACAGTCTGGATCTGGATGCCATGCATGAGAGGACTCCGTTTCCTGACATGGGTGAAGAGGATTACAACCTAGACGACGGTGTAGAGTTTCGGGTCGACTACAAGTTTAGAAGCCAAGAGGCAGTGCTCCAGGGTGTGAATAACTATAGTATTCGCAGGAGTGCGGAATACCGCGTAATCGAATCGGAATGGTTAAAGTACCATGTGCAATATCGTCAAGCTGAGAATGGATGTCAATGGAGCCTCCGTGTATCCCTTCGGCAGAACCTCGGATACTGGTAA